The Amblyomma americanum isolate KBUSLIRL-KWMA chromosome 6, ASM5285725v1, whole genome shotgun sequence genome has a window encoding:
- the LOC144094640 gene encoding uncharacterized protein LOC144094640 isoform X4, which yields MFRRKKESVEAQKAKDAREKKKLALFLTPNPPTPPLKKRSGRQPLKQGNAVIPRGMEDEYPNETESSSESSSASTDSSTSGSSSEKRSSSPVTIPGLQPRSQRTGSIAVHPQNQAPRKSGGGIRTVEPRPAGVSFKQRPEEIKSKKNHKDKKEETAMSGPRRSASFIAPSKSQKASRQVAH from the exons ATGTTCAGGAGGAAGAAGGAGTCCGTCGAGGCCCAGAAGGCCAAGGATGC ACGGGAGAAGAAAAAGTTGGCTCTGTTCCTCACGCCAAATCCTCCGACCCCGCCTCTCAAGAAGCGATCCGGAAG GCAGCCTTTGAAACAGGGCAACGCGGTTATTCCCCGTGGGATGGA AGACGAGTACCCCAACGAAACAGAGTCCTCGTCTGAAAG TTCGTCCGCCAGCACCGACAGCAGCACAAG TGGTTCGAGCTCTGAAAAAAG AAGCTCTAGCCCGGTCACCATCCCCGGACTCCAGCCCCGAAGCCAAAGAACAGGTTCAATCGCCGTTCACCCCCAGAATCAAGCCCCAAGAAAG TCGGGAGGTGGTATACGTACTGTCGAACCCAGGCCTGCAGGCGTCAGCTTCAAGCAACGTCCCGAAGAAATCAAATCTAAAAAAAACCACAAA GACAAAAAAGAAGAGACAGCCATGTCTGGTCCACGACGTTCC GCGTCGTTCATCGCACCATCGAAG TCACAAAAAGCGAGCCGACAAGTCGCCCACTGA
- the LOC144094640 gene encoding uncharacterized protein LOC144094640 isoform X3 has protein sequence MFRRKKESVEAQKAKDAREKKKLALFLTPNPPTPPLKKRSGRQPLKQGNAVIPRGMEDEYPNETESSSESSSASTDSSTSGSSSEKSEEALARSPSPDSSPEAKEQVQSPFTPRIKPQERTKKKRQPCLVHDVPRRSSHHRSHKKRADKSPTESNEECNLLTPFIWTMGMVQKLVQFCSSEPD, from the exons ATGTTCAGGAGGAAGAAGGAGTCCGTCGAGGCCCAGAAGGCCAAGGATGC ACGGGAGAAGAAAAAGTTGGCTCTGTTCCTCACGCCAAATCCTCCGACCCCGCCTCTCAAGAAGCGATCCGGAAG GCAGCCTTTGAAACAGGGCAACGCGGTTATTCCCCGTGGGATGGA AGACGAGTACCCCAACGAAACAGAGTCCTCGTCTGAAAG TTCGTCCGCCAGCACCGACAGCAGCACAAG TGGTTCGAGCTCTGAAAAAAG CGAAGAAGCTCTAGCCCGGTCACCATCCCCGGACTCCAGCCCCGAAGCCAAAGAACAGGTTCAATCGCCGTTCACCCCCAGAATCAAGCCCCAAGAAAG GACAAAAAAGAAGAGACAGCCATGTCTGGTCCACGACGTTCC GCGTCGTTCATCGCACCATCGAAG TCACAAAAAGCGAGCCGACAAGTCGCCCACTGAGAGTAACGAAGAGTGCAACTTGCTTAC GCCTTTCATCTGGACCATGGGAATGGTGCAGAAGCTGGTGCAGTTCTGCTCGTCGGAGCCCGACTGA
- the LOC144094640 gene encoding uncharacterized protein LOC144094640 isoform X1, which produces MFRRKKESVEAQKAKDAREKKKLALFLTPNPPTPPLKKRSGRQPLKQGNAVIPRGMEDEYPNETESSSESSSASTDSSTSGSSSEKSEEALARSPSPDSSPEAKEQVQSPFTPRIKPQESREVVYVLSNPGLQASASSNVPKKSNLKKTTKTKKKRQPCLVHDVPRRSSHHRSHKKRADKSPTESNEECNLLTPFIWTMGMVQKLVQFCSSEPD; this is translated from the exons ATGTTCAGGAGGAAGAAGGAGTCCGTCGAGGCCCAGAAGGCCAAGGATGC ACGGGAGAAGAAAAAGTTGGCTCTGTTCCTCACGCCAAATCCTCCGACCCCGCCTCTCAAGAAGCGATCCGGAAG GCAGCCTTTGAAACAGGGCAACGCGGTTATTCCCCGTGGGATGGA AGACGAGTACCCCAACGAAACAGAGTCCTCGTCTGAAAG TTCGTCCGCCAGCACCGACAGCAGCACAAG TGGTTCGAGCTCTGAAAAAAG CGAAGAAGCTCTAGCCCGGTCACCATCCCCGGACTCCAGCCCCGAAGCCAAAGAACAGGTTCAATCGCCGTTCACCCCCAGAATCAAGCCCCAAGAAAG TCGGGAGGTGGTATACGTACTGTCGAACCCAGGCCTGCAGGCGTCAGCTTCAAGCAACGTCCCGAAGAAATCAAATCTAAAAAAAACCACAAA GACAAAAAAGAAGAGACAGCCATGTCTGGTCCACGACGTTCC GCGTCGTTCATCGCACCATCGAAG TCACAAAAAGCGAGCCGACAAGTCGCCCACTGAGAGTAACGAAGAGTGCAACTTGCTTAC GCCTTTCATCTGGACCATGGGAATGGTGCAGAAGCTGGTGCAGTTCTGCTCGTCGGAGCCCGACTGA
- the LOC144094640 gene encoding uncharacterized protein LOC144094640 isoform X2 has protein sequence MFRRKKESVEAQKAKDAREKKKLALFLTPNPPTPPLKKRSGRQPLKQGNAVIPRGMEDEYPNETESSSESSSASTDSSTSGSSSEKSEEALARSPSPDSSPEAKEQVQSPFTPRIKPQESREVVYVLSNPGLQASASSNVPKKSNLKKTTKTKKKRQPCLVHDVPRRSSHHRSHKKRADKSPTESNEECNLLT, from the exons ATGTTCAGGAGGAAGAAGGAGTCCGTCGAGGCCCAGAAGGCCAAGGATGC ACGGGAGAAGAAAAAGTTGGCTCTGTTCCTCACGCCAAATCCTCCGACCCCGCCTCTCAAGAAGCGATCCGGAAG GCAGCCTTTGAAACAGGGCAACGCGGTTATTCCCCGTGGGATGGA AGACGAGTACCCCAACGAAACAGAGTCCTCGTCTGAAAG TTCGTCCGCCAGCACCGACAGCAGCACAAG TGGTTCGAGCTCTGAAAAAAG CGAAGAAGCTCTAGCCCGGTCACCATCCCCGGACTCCAGCCCCGAAGCCAAAGAACAGGTTCAATCGCCGTTCACCCCCAGAATCAAGCCCCAAGAAAG TCGGGAGGTGGTATACGTACTGTCGAACCCAGGCCTGCAGGCGTCAGCTTCAAGCAACGTCCCGAAGAAATCAAATCTAAAAAAAACCACAAA GACAAAAAAGAAGAGACAGCCATGTCTGGTCCACGACGTTCC GCGTCGTTCATCGCACCATCGAAG TCACAAAAAGCGAGCCGACAAGTCGCCCACTGAGAGTAACGAAGAGTGCAACTTGCTTACGTGA